A region of bacterium DNA encodes the following proteins:
- the glgA gene encoding glycogen synthase GlgA produces MSKPPLKVLFVTSEVTPFSKTGGLADISAALPKALAAQGCDVRVITPRYGFISREKYGIRLDGTGAGFSVDLHGHSVKVALSHAADSQPGLQFLFVECDPLFDRPGLYVDPFTNRDYIDNDYRFIVLCRAAMEACRLGEWTPDIVHCNDWQTGLVPLYLHSARVAGELTPLRSVFTIHNIAYHGMFGGDAARRAGEAQRYFFPGGPVEFYGYLSFLKAGLEFGDALNTVSPTYAREIETTGDYSFGFDSILRARGELSGILNGIDYDVWNPATDPALAERYDASSLEKKEQNKRALCARIGLAYDPAVPLIGMVTRIVAQKGFEIIAPVLREILSLPAQLVLLGSGDPYFEHLFREAAHVFPDRLAVHIGYDEDFSHQIEAGADMFLMPSKFEPCGLNQMMSMRYGTLPIVRATGGLADTVIDAGAGASKGTGFSFSDYTPEALLQTVKRATAARADATLWRALQTNAMAQDFSWKRSAKRYMDLYAKTLKAKPRVIL; encoded by the coding sequence ATGAGTAAGCCGCCGTTGAAGGTACTGTTCGTTACGTCCGAGGTGACGCCGTTCAGCAAGACCGGCGGGCTGGCGGATATCAGTGCCGCCCTGCCTAAGGCGCTCGCCGCACAGGGGTGTGACGTGCGCGTGATAACGCCGCGCTACGGGTTCATCAGCCGCGAGAAGTACGGCATCCGGCTTGACGGCACGGGGGCCGGATTTTCCGTGGACCTGCACGGGCATTCGGTCAAGGTCGCGCTCTCCCACGCTGCCGATTCGCAGCCGGGGCTTCAGTTTCTCTTTGTGGAGTGTGACCCGCTGTTTGACCGCCCCGGCCTGTATGTGGATCCCTTTACGAATCGCGACTATATCGATAACGATTACCGCTTCATCGTTCTCTGCCGCGCCGCAATGGAGGCGTGTCGCCTCGGCGAATGGACTCCGGATATTGTGCATTGCAACGATTGGCAAACAGGGCTGGTTCCGCTGTATCTGCATTCGGCGCGCGTCGCGGGCGAATTGACGCCACTGCGCTCCGTGTTCACCATTCACAATATTGCCTATCATGGCATGTTTGGCGGCGACGCGGCTCGCCGGGCGGGAGAAGCCCAGCGCTATTTCTTCCCGGGCGGTCCGGTGGAATTCTACGGCTATCTGAGTTTTCTCAAAGCAGGACTGGAATTCGGCGACGCGCTCAATACGGTGTCTCCGACCTATGCGCGTGAAATCGAAACCACCGGCGATTACAGTTTTGGTTTCGACTCGATCCTGCGGGCGCGGGGGGAACTGTCGGGCATTCTGAACGGCATCGATTACGATGTCTGGAATCCCGCCACGGACCCCGCTCTTGCCGAACGCTACGACGCCTCGTCGCTCGAAAAGAAGGAACAGAACAAACGCGCGCTGTGTGCCCGTATCGGATTGGCCTATGATCCGGCGGTGCCGCTGATCGGAATGGTCACGCGCATCGTGGCTCAAAAGGGTTTTGAAATCATTGCGCCGGTGCTGCGCGAGATTCTCAGTCTGCCCGCGCAACTCGTGCTGCTGGGGAGTGGCGATCCCTATTTCGAGCATCTGTTCCGCGAAGCCGCGCATGTTTTTCCGGACCGGCTCGCGGTGCACATCGGATATGATGAGGACTTCTCGCATCAGATCGAAGCGGGCGCGGACATGTTCCTGATGCCGTCCAAATTCGAACCCTGCGGCCTGAATCAGATGATGAGCATGCGGTATGGCACGCTGCCCATCGTTCGGGCTACGGGCGGCCTGGCCGACACGGTGATCGATGCCGGCGCAGGTGCTTCAAAGGGCACGGGGTTCAGCTTCAGCGACTACACTCCCGAAGCGCTGCTGCAAACGGTCAAACGCGCAACGGCGGCCCGTGCCGACGCAACGCTCTGGCGCGCCCTGCAGACCAACGCCATGGCGCAGGACTTTTCCTGGAAACGATCCGCCAAACGGTACATGGACCTCTATGCAAAGACCCTCAAGGCCAAGCCGCGGGTGATCCTATGA
- a CDS encoding NHL repeat-containing protein yields the protein MRRLLVALLLWVPCALFAQTAARWTKILPSATVQLRDPRCVSVSPEGLIYIADTGHHRVVAVDTTGRLVAETGGLGNAHGQFRWARAIIADRGNAVWVLDYGNRRIERFTRSLEYQGTFTITLPNDDTPHQPEAMAMSPQSDLYIYDRDAGRLVRYDPLFSAQAEIGSGGGSQFVTNVASIACVSAHGLFWWERGSNEIRHADGLLNPAAPLRLGAAPEDLRLAPADSCLLYATPAGIFRQCLQAAPSDTLFSLAELSAAGVTHIAGLAMVPDHVLYVLDGGTAAVYRVNLLRE from the coding sequence ATGAGACGTCTGCTCGTAGCGCTGCTGCTCTGGGTGCCTTGTGCGCTCTTTGCTCAAACCGCTGCCAGGTGGACGAAGATTCTGCCCTCGGCAACGGTCCAGTTGCGCGATCCGCGCTGCGTCTCGGTTTCGCCCGAAGGGCTGATTTACATCGCCGATACCGGACATCACCGCGTGGTTGCCGTCGATACGACGGGCCGCCTTGTGGCGGAGACGGGCGGCCTCGGCAATGCCCACGGCCAGTTCCGCTGGGCGCGGGCGATCATCGCCGACCGTGGCAATGCGGTGTGGGTTCTTGATTACGGCAACCGTCGCATCGAGCGCTTCACCCGGTCGCTGGAGTACCAGGGCACGTTCACGATCACGCTGCCGAATGATGATACTCCGCACCAACCGGAAGCTATGGCCATGTCACCGCAGAGTGATCTGTATATCTACGATCGCGATGCCGGCCGCCTCGTGCGTTACGATCCGCTCTTCAGCGCGCAGGCCGAAATAGGCAGCGGAGGCGGTTCGCAATTTGTGACGAATGTCGCCAGCATCGCCTGCGTTTCCGCGCATGGCCTGTTCTGGTGGGAGCGGGGCAGCAACGAAATCCGGCATGCGGACGGTCTGCTGAATCCTGCCGCGCCTCTGAGGCTCGGCGCCGCGCCCGAAGACCTGCGTCTCGCGCCGGCGGATTCCTGCCTGCTGTATGCCACGCCCGCGGGGATCTTTCGCCAGTGCTTGCAGGCGGCGCCGTCGGATACTTTGTTCTCGCTGGCCGAGCTTTCGGCGGCGGGAGTCACTCATATTGCCGGTCTGGCCATGGTGCCGGACCATGTTCTCTACGTGTTGGACGGTGGCACCGCCGCCGTATATCGGGTCAATCTGCTGCGGGAGTGA